Proteins encoded within one genomic window of Flavobacterium oreochromis:
- a CDS encoding PBP1 and LysM peptidoglycan-binding domain-containing protein: protein MKKIFGSLLILSMQFVSAQVAMIKHKVIKGENISQIAQKYGVTPAEIYSLNPDARTKIAENTILVIAAKNKKEAYKKEEPKIINHTVAEGETLFSIAKKYQVTLSEIEKYNPSVINGLKMDEIIKIPVKSEPKIVSKKTNSSQKLLLEHTVLAKETKFGIAKQYGITVDELENKNPDIIGKELIIGEVLIIKGGKTKEISKSKEGELNPIKKTETFKTIGMSYEVKPQETLYGLTNQFGCSKEELIALNPELKEGLKEGMILKIPTVTKRKEMKKEIIDFSTNISMSTSKKVALLLPFNIAKLDQDTINSTKSRLKKDKFLNMTLDFYSGALMAIDSINKLGAKVDVTILDSDETRSSSNIPALVNEYELKSYDAVIGPFYQNNVEKLASILETVPVISPLSKDYDKKYPNLYQATPLPDDIKRAMFDFMRSKNGNILAIVDPKKQSAKQYIQENYKEVKFVNVSDSGVLEVSNLKGLLVAGRTNYVVMETEKTNLILSITTNLLALQKQYDIKLVILGENEALDFEEIQMNRLTKLKMHYPSQYRVNGSKEYQNFENQYRRKNKINPNTFAIRGFDVTFDTLLRLSQEKGFVEIANENSTEQTESRFDYQANPEGGFYNKGIYILYYDKDLTIKQAN, encoded by the coding sequence ATGAAAAAAATTTTTGGGAGTTTATTGATTTTAAGTATGCAGTTTGTATCAGCTCAGGTAGCTATGATTAAACACAAAGTAATAAAAGGAGAAAATATTTCTCAGATTGCACAAAAATATGGTGTAACTCCTGCAGAAATTTATAGTCTTAATCCTGATGCTCGTACAAAAATAGCAGAAAATACAATCTTAGTAATAGCTGCAAAAAATAAAAAAGAAGCATATAAAAAAGAAGAACCTAAAATTATTAATCATACAGTAGCTGAAGGAGAAACGTTATTTAGTATTGCAAAAAAATACCAAGTTACTCTTAGCGAAATAGAAAAATATAATCCTTCTGTTATAAATGGTTTAAAGATGGATGAGATTATAAAAATACCTGTAAAATCAGAACCTAAAATAGTATCAAAAAAAACAAATTCATCTCAAAAATTACTCTTAGAACATACTGTTTTAGCAAAAGAAACTAAGTTTGGTATAGCTAAACAGTATGGTATTACTGTAGATGAATTAGAAAATAAAAATCCTGATATTATAGGGAAAGAATTAATAATTGGAGAGGTTTTAATCATTAAAGGAGGTAAAACAAAGGAAATAAGCAAATCAAAAGAAGGCGAGCTTAATCCGATAAAAAAAACAGAAACATTTAAAACTATCGGAATGAGTTACGAAGTTAAACCACAAGAAACATTATACGGTTTAACGAATCAATTTGGATGTTCAAAAGAAGAATTAATAGCATTGAATCCAGAATTAAAAGAAGGTTTAAAAGAAGGAATGATATTAAAAATTCCTACTGTTACTAAAAGAAAAGAAATGAAAAAAGAAATCATTGATTTTTCAACAAACATTTCAATGTCAACATCTAAAAAAGTAGCCCTTTTATTACCTTTTAATATAGCGAAACTAGATCAGGATACAATTAATTCAACAAAATCAAGATTAAAAAAGGACAAATTTTTGAACATGACCCTCGATTTTTATTCAGGGGCATTAATGGCTATTGATTCTATTAATAAGTTAGGAGCAAAAGTAGATGTAACTATTTTAGATTCAGATGAAACACGTTCTTCCTCTAATATACCTGCTTTAGTTAACGAGTATGAATTAAAATCATACGATGCCGTTATTGGACCTTTTTATCAAAATAATGTTGAAAAATTAGCTTCTATTTTAGAAACGGTACCTGTTATCTCACCATTATCTAAAGATTATGATAAAAAATACCCTAACCTTTACCAAGCTACTCCTTTACCTGATGATATAAAAAGAGCTATGTTTGATTTTATGCGATCTAAAAATGGAAACATATTAGCCATAGTAGATCCTAAAAAACAATCTGCAAAACAATATATACAAGAAAATTATAAAGAAGTTAAATTTGTAAATGTTTCAGATTCAGGGGTTTTAGAAGTATCTAATTTAAAAGGATTATTAGTTGCAGGAAGAACAAATTATGTTGTAATGGAAACAGAAAAAACAAATTTGATATTATCTATTACAACTAATCTTTTAGCACTACAAAAACAATATGATATAAAGTTAGTTATACTAGGAGAAAATGAAGCACTTGATTTTGAAGAAATTCAAATGAATCGATTAACCAAGTTAAAAATGCACTATCCTTCTCAATATAGAGTAAATGGATCAAAAGAATATCAGAATTTTGAAAACCAATATAGAAGAAAAAATAAAATCAATCCTAATACATTTGCAATCAGGGGATTTGATGTAACGTTTGATACATTATTAAGACTCTCACAAGAAAAAGGCTTTGTTGAGATAGCTAACGAAAATAGCACAGAACAAACAGAGAGTAGATTTGATTATCAAGCTAATCCAGAAGGAGGATTTTATAACAAAGGAATTTATATTTTATATTACGATAAAGATTTAACAATTAAACAAGCAAATTAA
- a CDS encoding glycosyltransferase family 2 protein → MYIGDIEILVSTVNRKSLDFLYKMFPDFPKNEYKILIVNQYSSEDLKLNSDFKNIRIINSKTLGSSKNRNIALENAIGKIIVFADDDIVYPENFIKILVKAYSENNTEVIFFKANKNSTTSLKKYSTRKISNLGILKILSFGTIEITMNLEKIKERGNFLLFDENFGINAIYKLGEEPIFLMDLKNKGCHFTFIPEILVYHEEDNSYDKLSINEKYFYFGAIYTRIFKYWFYLFIIIKIGYDLKDKKINVSNIYNLLNIALKGRKSFLSN, encoded by the coding sequence ATGTATATAGGTGATATTGAAATACTCGTTTCTACAGTAAATCGTAAATCATTAGATTTTCTTTATAAAATGTTTCCTGATTTTCCAAAAAATGAGTATAAAATCCTTATTGTAAACCAATACTCTTCCGAAGATTTAAAATTAAATTCTGACTTTAAGAATATTCGTATTATCAATTCAAAGACTTTAGGCTCTTCAAAAAATAGAAATATAGCTTTAGAAAATGCTATTGGTAAAATAATTGTATTTGCAGATGATGATATTGTCTATCCAGAAAATTTTATTAAAATTTTAGTAAAAGCTTACTCAGAAAATAATACCGAAGTGATTTTTTTCAAAGCGAATAAAAACAGTACTACGAGTCTAAAAAAATATTCTACTAGAAAAATTTCAAACTTAGGAATACTAAAAATTCTATCTTTCGGGACTATAGAAATTACAATGAATCTTGAAAAAATAAAAGAACGTGGTAATTTTTTACTTTTTGATGAAAATTTTGGCATTAATGCTATTTATAAACTAGGCGAAGAACCCATTTTCTTGATGGATTTAAAGAATAAAGGGTGTCATTTTACTTTTATCCCTGAAATTTTAGTGTATCATGAAGAGGATAATAGTTATGATAAATTATCTATTAATGAAAAATATTTTTACTTTGGGGCTATTTATACAAGAATTTTTAAATACTGGTTTTATCTTTTCATAATCATCAAAATAGGATACGATCTAAAAGATAAAAAAATAAATGTTAGCAATATTTATAATTTACTAAATATTGCATTAAAGGGAAGAAAATCTTTTTTATCAAATTAA
- a CDS encoding OsmC family protein, translating into MATSKITYLGELRTSSIHINSGSEIISDAPVDNHGRGEAFSPTDTVANALASCMFTIMAIKASEMNIDFSGSTAEVTKIMGTDPRRITEIQVTFSMSINPDEKNKIILERTAMTCPVFYSLHPDIIKKVHFNWQ; encoded by the coding sequence ATGGCAACTTCTAAAATAACTTATTTAGGCGAATTACGTACGTCTTCAATTCATATTAATTCAGGATCAGAAATTATTTCAGATGCACCAGTAGATAATCATGGTAGAGGAGAAGCTTTCTCTCCAACTGATACAGTAGCTAATGCGTTAGCATCCTGTATGTTTACCATTATGGCAATTAAAGCAAGTGAAATGAATATTGATTTTTCAGGTTCTACTGCTGAAGTGACTAAAATCATGGGGACTGATCCGCGTCGTATCACTGAAATTCAAGTTACTTTTTCGATGTCTATCAACCCTGATGAAAAAAATAAAATAATATTAGAACGTACCGCAATGACTTGTCCAGTATTTTATAGTTTACATCCTGATATTATTAAGAAAGTACATTTTAATTGGCAATAA
- the yidC gene encoding membrane protein insertase YidC, producing MEEKKLDLNSIIGFTLIFGIMMWIMYKNQPTQAEIDAEKAKKEKVVKAKQAVLAKTVDLAAIKGDSTQVTAALKAKLGSFAYSATLPSAKEEVTTLENELVILKIANKGGYIVDATLKNFKSIDEKGPLVQLIKNNNAQLNLAFQTKDGKSLNTKDLFFEPVLTKEGVNQVLSMRLKTAQDAYLEYKYVLKPNDYMLDFDVHSKGLATVFNTSTPASLIWNLKTYRNEKSVSYENRYTEVVYEHESGKDNYLNQSDEEEEISDLTYVAFKQHFFSSILLTKTPIKTAKLSTQNLVKDAAVDTTFTKKFGAVLPLAYTNGELDYKMNWYYGPSDYKILNAYDRNLDEIIPLGWGIFGWINKFVFVPLFGLMSTFLPYGIAIILFTVLIKLTMSPFTYKSFLSQAKMKVLRPEMNEINEKFSNDPMKKQQETMKLYNKAGVNPMAGCIPALIQLPFMYASFQFFPSAIQLRQQGFLWAKDLSSYDLIAKLPFNVPLYGDHISLFPILAAIAIFFYMKYTTGDQAMSAPPQEGMPDMAGIMKMMIWISPIMMLIFFNNYGSGLSLYNLFSNLMTLGLMFYIKKFLVDDAKIHAQIQENKQKEPKKPGKFQQKLQEAMEQAQRQQEEKKRK from the coding sequence ATGGAAGAAAAAAAGTTAGACCTTAATTCGATTATCGGATTTACGTTAATTTTCGGTATCATGATGTGGATCATGTATAAAAATCAACCCACTCAGGCCGAAATTGATGCTGAAAAAGCTAAAAAAGAAAAAGTAGTAAAAGCTAAACAAGCAGTACTTGCTAAAACAGTAGATTTAGCTGCTATAAAGGGTGATTCTACTCAAGTAACAGCAGCTTTGAAAGCAAAATTAGGAAGTTTTGCTTATTCAGCAACTTTACCTTCAGCTAAGGAAGAAGTTACAACCTTGGAAAACGAATTAGTAATTTTAAAAATTGCTAATAAAGGAGGATATATAGTAGATGCTACTTTGAAAAACTTTAAGTCGATAGATGAAAAAGGACCGTTAGTGCAATTAATAAAAAATAATAATGCACAACTTAATCTAGCTTTTCAAACTAAAGATGGAAAAAGTTTAAATACAAAAGATTTGTTTTTTGAACCTGTTTTAACCAAAGAAGGAGTTAATCAAGTACTTTCAATGCGTTTAAAAACAGCTCAGGATGCTTACTTAGAATATAAGTATGTTTTAAAACCAAATGATTATATGTTAGATTTTGATGTACACTCAAAAGGCTTAGCTACTGTGTTTAATACATCAACTCCAGCAAGTTTAATTTGGAATTTAAAAACATATCGTAACGAAAAAAGTGTAAGTTATGAAAATCGTTATACAGAAGTAGTATACGAACACGAATCAGGAAAAGATAATTATTTAAATCAATCGGATGAAGAAGAAGAAATTTCTGATTTAACTTATGTAGCTTTTAAACAACATTTCTTTTCATCTATTTTATTAACTAAAACCCCTATTAAAACAGCTAAATTATCAACTCAAAATTTAGTGAAGGATGCTGCGGTAGATACTACTTTTACTAAAAAATTTGGAGCAGTATTACCATTAGCTTATACTAATGGCGAGTTAGATTATAAAATGAATTGGTACTATGGACCTTCAGATTATAAAATTTTAAATGCTTATGATCGTAATTTAGACGAAATTATTCCATTAGGTTGGGGGATTTTCGGATGGATTAATAAGTTTGTCTTTGTCCCTTTATTTGGATTAATGAGTACTTTTTTACCTTATGGGATAGCAATTATCTTATTTACAGTATTGATTAAATTGACTATGTCTCCATTTACTTATAAATCATTCTTATCACAGGCTAAGATGAAAGTATTACGTCCAGAGATGAACGAAATAAATGAAAAGTTTTCAAATGATCCAATGAAAAAGCAGCAGGAAACAATGAAACTCTATAATAAAGCAGGTGTAAATCCTATGGCAGGTTGTATTCCAGCTTTAATACAGTTACCTTTCATGTACGCATCATTCCAGTTCTTCCCATCAGCTATTCAATTAAGACAACAAGGTTTTTTATGGGCTAAAGATTTATCATCATATGACTTAATAGCTAAGTTACCATTTAATGTCCCTTTATATGGAGATCATATTAGTTTATTCCCTATTTTGGCAGCTATAGCTATTTTCTTTTATATGAAATACACAACGGGAGATCAAGCTATGTCTGCACCGCCACAAGAAGGTATGCCAGATATGGCAGGTATCATGAAGATGATGATTTGGATTTCGCCTATTATGATGCTAATCTTCTTTAATAATTATGGTTCAGGTTTAAGTTTATATAACTTATTTTCTAACTTAATGACTTTAGGACTCATGTTTTATATTAAAAAATTCTTAGTAGATGATGCAAAAATTCATGCACAAATACAAGAAAACAAACAAAAAGAGCCTAAAAAACCTGGTAAGTTCCAACAAAAATTACAAGAAGCTATGGAACAAGCTCAAAGACAACAAGAAGAAAAGAAAAGAAAGTAA
- a CDS encoding glycosyltransferase family 2 protein encodes MKQPPLVTIICLCYNHAQYVEKTLNSVIKQSYKNIELLIADDASDDNSVDVIRKWIEKYPDVFFIANKVNLGNTKTFNNLFKQAKGEYIIDLAADDILSLDCVEKQIKTFLNTTYENLGLVYGNLEMIDEKDNHLGYYYPINKYKKAINKPPSGDIYLSLIGWKEKMCSVSSMIKTDILRSLGGYDETLAFEDLDIWVQMARKYNFEYIDEILVQKENFKTLCFNIFSKKQCSFKRLNESTYKILNKIYKLNKNRTENISMLKMLHFEVVLNFKNGNYKLCFLLLILKLKIHLKINFKKEAA; translated from the coding sequence ATGAAACAACCCCCTCTTGTTACTATTATATGTCTTTGTTATAATCATGCTCAGTATGTAGAAAAAACATTAAATTCTGTCATTAAACAATCCTATAAAAATATTGAATTACTTATAGCTGACGATGCTAGTGATGATAATTCAGTAGATGTAATTAGAAAATGGATAGAAAAATATCCAGATGTTTTCTTTATTGCGAATAAAGTTAACCTAGGAAATACTAAAACTTTTAACAACCTTTTTAAGCAAGCTAAAGGAGAATATATTATAGACTTAGCAGCTGATGATATTTTAAGTTTAGATTGTGTTGAAAAACAAATAAAAACTTTCTTAAATACAACGTACGAAAATTTAGGATTAGTTTATGGAAATTTAGAAATGATTGATGAAAAAGACAATCATTTAGGATATTATTATCCTATTAATAAATATAAGAAAGCAATTAATAAACCGCCTTCTGGTGATATTTATCTTTCACTTATAGGATGGAAAGAAAAAATGTGCTCTGTTTCTTCTATGATAAAAACTGATATTTTAAGGTCTTTGGGAGGCTATGATGAAACTCTTGCTTTTGAAGATTTAGACATTTGGGTACAAATGGCTAGAAAATATAATTTTGAATATATTGATGAAATTTTAGTTCAAAAAGAGAACTTCAAAACTCTATGTTTCAACATTTTTTCAAAAAAACAATGCTCTTTCAAAAGATTAAATGAATCAACTTACAAAATACTAAACAAAATATACAAGCTAAATAAAAATAGAACAGAAAATATATCTATGCTTAAAATGCTACATTTTGAAGTTGTATTGAATTTTAAAAATGGTAATTATAAACTTTGTTTTCTATTACTTATCCTAAAACTAAAAATTCATTTAAAAATAAATTTTAAAAAAGAAGCCGCCTGA
- a CDS encoding DUF3820 family protein: MNQDLLIKLAHTKMPFGKYQGRYLIDLPEHYIIWYKQKGFPTGILGQQLELVYELKLNGLEDLVRNIQRNFPKK, from the coding sequence ATGAACCAAGATCTTCTTATAAAACTTGCCCATACTAAAATGCCCTTTGGTAAATATCAAGGACGTTATTTAATTGATCTACCAGAACATTATATAATATGGTATAAACAAAAAGGCTTTCCTACAGGAATTTTAGGTCAGCAACTTGAATTAGTATATGAATTAAAACTTAACGGATTAGAAGATTTAGTACGTAATATCCAACGTAATTTTCCAAAAAAATAA
- a CDS encoding CTP synthase, with protein MNQTKYIFVTGGVTSSLGKGIIAASLAKLLQARGYRTTIQKFDPYINVDPGTLNPYEHGECYVTDDGAETDLDLGHYERFLNVPTSQANNVTTGRVYLSVIEKERRGEFLGKTVQVVPHITNEIKERMQLLGKSGEYDIVITEIGGTVGDIESLPYIESVRQLLWELGDDNGIVVHLTLVPFLSAAGELKTKPTQHSVKTLMESGIKADILVCRTEHELTSDMRQKLALFCNVKKEAVIQSIDASTIYDVPNLMLEEGLDRVALKKLGLPEKNTPDLKQWNEFLHRLKNPKHQVNIGLVGKYVELQDSYKSILEAFIHAGAKNETKVNIISIHSEYLDAKSAETQLKGLDGILVAPGFGERGIEGKIETVRFARENKIPFFGICLGMQMAVIEYGRNVLGLKDANSTEMNKGTSAPVINLMEEQKSITDKGGTMRLGAWKCQLKEGSLAHSIYGISAILERHRHRYEFNGDYLEAMENAGLKASGVNPDTGLVEVVELENHPFFIGVQYHPEYKSTVANPHPIFVKFVEAAVKNKIN; from the coding sequence ATGAATCAAACAAAGTATATTTTTGTTACAGGAGGGGTAACTTCTTCTTTAGGTAAAGGAATTATTGCAGCTTCATTAGCAAAATTATTGCAAGCAAGAGGGTATAGAACTACTATTCAAAAATTTGATCCTTATATTAATGTAGATCCAGGTACCTTAAATCCTTATGAACACGGCGAATGTTATGTAACTGATGATGGAGCTGAAACAGATCTAGATTTAGGCCACTATGAGCGTTTTTTAAATGTTCCTACCTCTCAGGCTAACAATGTTACCACAGGTAGAGTGTATCTATCAGTTATTGAAAAAGAAAGACGTGGTGAGTTTTTAGGCAAAACAGTACAAGTAGTGCCACACATTACAAACGAGATTAAAGAACGTATGCAACTACTAGGTAAAAGTGGTGAATACGATATCGTGATTACAGAAATAGGTGGTACAGTAGGAGATATTGAATCATTGCCATATATAGAATCAGTTCGTCAATTATTATGGGAATTAGGAGATGATAATGGTATAGTAGTACATCTTACTTTAGTACCCTTTTTATCAGCCGCAGGCGAATTAAAAACAAAACCTACGCAACACTCTGTTAAAACATTAATGGAAAGTGGAATAAAAGCAGATATACTAGTTTGTAGAACAGAACATGAATTAACTTCTGATATGCGTCAAAAATTAGCATTATTCTGTAATGTTAAGAAAGAAGCTGTAATTCAATCTATAGACGCTTCTACCATTTACGATGTGCCTAATTTAATGTTAGAAGAAGGTTTAGACCGTGTAGCTTTAAAAAAATTAGGTTTACCAGAAAAAAACACACCTGATTTAAAGCAATGGAACGAGTTTTTACATCGTTTAAAAAATCCTAAACATCAGGTAAATATTGGTTTAGTAGGTAAGTATGTGGAATTACAAGATTCATACAAATCAATTTTAGAAGCTTTTATTCATGCAGGAGCGAAGAATGAAACTAAAGTTAATATTATTTCAATTCATTCAGAATATTTAGATGCTAAGTCAGCAGAGACTCAATTAAAAGGTTTAGACGGAATATTAGTAGCACCAGGATTTGGTGAACGTGGTATAGAAGGAAAAATAGAAACTGTTCGATTTGCTCGCGAAAATAAAATACCATTCTTTGGGATTTGCTTAGGTATGCAAATGGCTGTTATAGAATACGGTCGTAACGTATTAGGACTAAAAGATGCTAATTCTACAGAAATGAATAAAGGAACTTCAGCTCCTGTTATTAATTTAATGGAAGAACAAAAGAGTATAACTGATAAAGGAGGAACAATGCGTTTAGGGGCATGGAAATGTCAGTTAAAAGAAGGCTCTTTAGCTCATTCTATTTACGGAATATCAGCTATTTTAGAGCGTCATCGTCATAGATATGAATTTAATGGAGATTATTTAGAAGCTATGGAAAACGCAGGTTTAAAAGCTTCAGGAGTTAATCCAGATACAGGTTTGGTAGAGGTAGTAGAATTAGAAAACCACCCATTTTTTATAGGGGTACAGTACCATCCAGAGTATAAAAGTACAGTAGCTAATCCGCATCCTATTTTTGTTAAGTTTGTGGAAGCTGCCGTTAAAAATAAAATTAATTAG
- a CDS encoding LysM peptidoglycan-binding domain-containing protein, with protein sequence MIKHLLISLFFLSQSYYAQQEKIFRHLIQKNETLQAIAQKYKVSVSDILKLNAGAEKGIQENTILMIPNVQSISYMLKKNDVNAVRYEKHQVLNKETLYSIAKQYQLSVEELKEANPLLMQNTVKEGVILNIPQQGIPYQKK encoded by the coding sequence ATGATCAAACACCTACTTATTAGTTTATTCTTTTTATCCCAATCTTATTATGCCCAACAAGAAAAAATATTTAGACATTTAATACAAAAAAATGAAACTCTACAAGCAATAGCTCAGAAATATAAGGTATCCGTTTCAGATATTTTGAAATTAAATGCAGGAGCTGAAAAAGGAATTCAAGAAAATACGATTCTAATGATTCCTAATGTACAGTCTATTTCTTATATGCTAAAAAAAAATGATGTAAATGCAGTACGTTATGAAAAACATCAAGTTTTAAATAAAGAAACACTTTATAGTATAGCAAAACAGTATCAACTTTCAGTAGAAGAATTAAAAGAAGCAAACCCATTGCTTATGCAAAATACTGTTAAAGAAGGAGTTATTTTAAATATTCCTCAACAAGGTATTCCTTATCAAAAAAAATAG
- a CDS encoding glycosyltransferase family 2 protein, whose translation MPFFSVIIPLYNKELYIKNTLQKVLAQSFQDFEIIIINDGSTDNSIKIVNSIIDSRIKLFHQVNKGVSSARNYGIKKASGTLVAFLDADDIWFDNHLAELYHLYQNTPNCGLYCSRYYMRINSTKVIPIEFPDPVNKVFCGIVPDYFESSLIHRISLTSAVCIPKEIFNLGYHYNINVNCDQDLELFTQIGIHYPVAITNKYTIEYNFNIENQLSKTLITQKTLCDFNQFKIYENSNSSLKKFLDTYRKEYGLHFKIAGNSIKAYEYFNSIDLNNMNTMYKILFKLPRVILVLLLNFKRNLRRKGIDFSIYNS comes from the coding sequence ATGCCTTTTTTTTCTGTCATAATTCCTTTGTACAATAAAGAATTGTATATAAAAAATACCCTTCAAAAGGTATTAGCTCAATCTTTTCAAGATTTTGAGATTATTATTATTAATGATGGAAGTACAGATAATAGTATAAAAATAGTTAACAGTATTATAGATTCTCGAATCAAATTATTTCACCAAGTCAATAAAGGTGTATCAAGTGCAAGAAACTATGGAATAAAAAAAGCATCAGGAACCTTAGTTGCTTTTTTAGATGCTGATGACATTTGGTTTGATAATCACTTAGCAGAACTATATCATCTTTACCAAAATACGCCTAATTGTGGATTATATTGTAGCCGCTATTATATGAGAATTAATTCTACAAAAGTAATCCCAATTGAATTTCCTGATCCTGTAAATAAGGTTTTTTGTGGAATTGTACCTGATTATTTTGAATCTAGTTTAATTCATAGAATCAGTCTTACTTCTGCTGTTTGCATCCCAAAAGAAATCTTTAATTTAGGATATCATTATAATATAAATGTTAACTGTGATCAAGATTTAGAACTTTTCACACAAATTGGTATACACTATCCTGTTGCTATCACTAATAAATATACTATTGAATATAATTTTAATATTGAAAATCAATTATCTAAAACATTAATAACCCAGAAGACATTATGCGATTTTAATCAATTTAAGATATATGAAAATTCTAATTCTTCTTTAAAAAAATTTTTAGATACTTACAGAAAAGAATATGGATTACATTTTAAAATAGCTGGTAATTCAATAAAGGCTTATGAATATTTTAATTCTATTGACTTAAATAATATGAATACGATGTATAAAATATTATTTAAACTCCCTAGGGTAATTTTAGTTTTATTATTAAACTTTAAAAGAAATTTGCGTAGAAAAGGTATTGACTTTAGTATTTACAACTCTTAA
- the guaA gene encoding glutamine-hydrolyzing GMP synthase: MQHNVLILDFGSQYTQLIARRVRELNIFCEIFPFNHVPSDLSSYKAVILSGSPFSVRAEDAPHPDLSQIRGKMPLLAVCYGAQYLAHFNGGEVAPSNIREYGRANLSFIKDDEVFFEEVNINSQVWMSHSDTIKQLPTKGVRLASTKDVENAAYRIEGETTYAIQFHPEVYHSEDGKQMLENFLVKIAQVPQNFTASSFVEDIVAEMKAKINNDKVVLGLSGGVDSTVAAVLLNKAIGENLYCIFVNNGLLRKNEFENVLNQYKGMGLNVKGVDASERFLSELAGVEDPETKRKIIGRVFIEVFDDEANQIEEVKWLAQGTIYPDVIESVSVKGPSATIKSHHNVGGLPDFMKLQVVEPLRMLFKDEVRRVGRSLGIDEELLGRHPFPGPGLSIRILGDITPEKVRILQDVDAIFIQGLKDHGLYDKVWQAGAILLPVNSVGVMGDERTYEKVVALRAVESTDGMTADWVHLPYEFLMKISNEIINKVKGVNRVVYDISSKPPATIEWE, from the coding sequence ACCATGTTCCATCAGACTTAAGCAGCTATAAGGCTGTAATCTTATCAGGTAGTCCTTTTTCCGTTAGAGCGGAAGATGCTCCTCATCCTGATTTGTCTCAAATAAGAGGTAAGATGCCTTTGTTAGCAGTTTGTTATGGAGCACAGTATTTAGCTCATTTTAATGGAGGAGAAGTGGCTCCTTCTAACATTAGAGAATATGGTAGAGCTAATTTATCTTTTATAAAAGATGATGAAGTTTTTTTTGAAGAGGTAAATATTAATAGTCAAGTATGGATGAGTCATAGTGATACTATTAAACAACTACCTACAAAAGGGGTTCGCTTGGCTTCTACTAAAGATGTTGAAAATGCCGCTTATCGTATAGAAGGAGAAACAACTTATGCTATTCAATTTCATCCAGAAGTTTATCATAGTGAAGATGGTAAACAAATGCTCGAAAATTTCTTGGTAAAGATAGCTCAGGTGCCTCAAAATTTTACAGCTAGCTCATTTGTTGAAGATATAGTAGCTGAAATGAAAGCTAAAATAAATAATGATAAAGTAGTATTAGGATTATCTGGTGGTGTAGATTCTACAGTGGCAGCAGTTTTGCTAAATAAAGCTATAGGAGAAAATTTATACTGCATTTTCGTTAACAATGGTTTATTACGTAAAAATGAGTTTGAGAATGTATTAAATCAATACAAAGGAATGGGACTAAATGTAAAGGGAGTAGATGCTTCAGAACGTTTCTTGTCTGAGTTAGCAGGAGTTGAAGATCCAGAAACTAAACGTAAAATTATAGGTCGTGTATTTATAGAAGTATTTGATGATGAAGCAAACCAAATTGAAGAGGTAAAATGGTTAGCACAAGGTACAATTTATCCAGATGTTATTGAATCTGTATCAGTTAAAGGACCTTCAGCAACCATTAAGTCACATCATAATGTAGGAGGATTGCCTGATTTTATGAAACTTCAAGTAGTAGAACCTTTACGTATGCTATTTAAAGATGAGGTTCGTCGTGTAGGTAGAAGTTTAGGTATAGATGAAGAACTTTTAGGTCGCCATCCATTCCCAGGACCAGGATTGTCAATTCGTATTTTAGGAGATATTACACCTGAAAAAGTAAGAATTTTACAAGATGTAGATGCTATCTTTATACAAGGTCTTAAAGATCATGGTTTATATGATAAAGTATGGCAAGCAGGAGCAATCTTATTACCAGTAAATAGTGTAGGAGTAATGGGAGATGAACGTACTTATGAAAAGGTAGTAGCACTTAGAGCAGTAGAATCTACTGATGGAATGACTGCTGATTGGGTTCACTTACCGTATGAGTTTTTGATGAAGATATCCAATGAAATTATTAATAAAGTAAAAGGTGTTAATAGAGTAGTTTATGATATTAGTTCAAAACCACCTGCAACTATAGAGTGGGAATAA